In Gemmatimonadaceae bacterium, a single window of DNA contains:
- a CDS encoding Rieske (2Fe-2S) protein: MDSEKKETPAVPRWREDFPIGWERDHYITRRELAKFLTLGSALLAAMTGAVAVIGRWFYRARVEGPGQLITKSSAVPAGGSVLFRYPTADDPCILLRDTDGTLRAYSQVCTHLSCAVVHRPEEGSLFCPCHHGWFDATTGAPTGGPPTRPLPRIRLEMSGDEVHAVGRDV, encoded by the coding sequence ATGGACAGCGAAAAGAAGGAGACGCCCGCCGTTCCGCGCTGGCGCGAGGACTTCCCGATCGGCTGGGAGCGCGATCACTACATCACGCGCCGTGAGTTGGCAAAGTTCCTCACATTGGGATCGGCGCTGCTCGCGGCCATGACAGGCGCGGTCGCCGTCATCGGCCGGTGGTTCTACCGGGCCCGTGTCGAAGGGCCGGGTCAGTTGATCACGAAGTCTTCGGCAGTGCCGGCCGGCGGTTCAGTGCTCTTCCGGTATCCCACCGCAGATGATCCGTGCATCCTGCTGCGCGACACGGACGGAACGCTTCGCGCCTACTCGCAGGTATGCACTCACCTGTCGTGCGCGGTGGTGCATCGACCGGAAGAGGGCAGCCTGTTCTGCCCGTGCCACCACGGATGGTTCGATGCAACGACCGGCGCTCCGACCGGTGGCCCTCCGACCCGCCCGCTGCCACGCATTCGCCTGGAGATGTCGGGCGATGAGGTACATGCCGTTGGGAGGGACGTGTAA
- a CDS encoding Hsp20/alpha crystallin family protein — MVAITPFHSVFDRMVNLSRAMDSFADRGAPVATWSPALDAVENDQAWVLTVDLPGVRRENVELTFERNTLTLRGERPSSSTSATDSTRLFLAERSWGTFERSLRFPQHVNGEGISATFVDGVLTVTVPKSEAAKARKIEVA, encoded by the coding sequence ATGGTTGCCATCACCCCATTCCACAGCGTCTTCGATCGTATGGTGAACCTCAGCCGTGCGATGGACTCGTTCGCCGACCGCGGCGCACCCGTGGCGACATGGTCGCCCGCACTCGATGCCGTGGAGAACGATCAGGCGTGGGTGCTCACCGTCGATCTCCCTGGCGTGCGCCGCGAGAACGTCGAGCTGACCTTCGAGCGCAACACGCTGACGCTCCGCGGTGAACGTCCGTCGAGCAGCACATCCGCTACGGACTCCACGCGTCTGTTCCTCGCGGAGCGCAGCTGGGGCACGTTCGAGCGGTCCCTTCGCTTTCCGCAGCACGTCAACGGCGAGGGCATTTCGGCCACGTTCGTCGACGGAGTGCTGACGGTGACGGTGCCCAAGAGTGAAGCCGCAAAGGCGCGGAAGATCGAGGTCGCATAG
- a CDS encoding HupE/UreJ family protein, translating into MFSEFATYLRLGIDHIADLQGYDHIAFVVALTAGYRSREWRRLLVLVTAFTAGHSLTLLLATLDVVHATPRVVEPLIASTILVTGTRGLLAAVSEQSGRPSTAPAPAPAMGAPWLMAAFFGLIHGLGFSNFLRTVLGTEERLVVPLLGFNLGLEVGQLAIVAAALALSVVAERVGVRRRWWTIALSLAAALVGLQMLVTRLR; encoded by the coding sequence ATGTTCTCCGAGTTCGCGACTTACCTCCGCCTCGGCATCGACCATATCGCCGACCTGCAGGGGTACGATCATATCGCCTTTGTCGTGGCGCTGACGGCAGGCTACCGCTCGAGGGAGTGGCGACGGCTCCTGGTGCTCGTGACCGCCTTCACGGCCGGGCACTCGCTCACGCTCCTTCTGGCAACCCTGGACGTGGTGCATGCGACCCCTCGGGTCGTCGAGCCGCTCATCGCATCCACTATCCTGGTGACCGGCACGCGTGGTCTGCTCGCGGCCGTTTCAGAACAAAGCGGGCGACCGTCGACGGCCCCGGCCCCAGCTCCGGCCATGGGGGCGCCATGGCTCATGGCGGCGTTCTTCGGCCTGATCCACGGTCTTGGCTTCTCGAACTTTCTGCGCACGGTGCTGGGCACGGAGGAGCGGCTCGTGGTGCCGCTCCTCGGGTTCAACCTCGGTCTCGAGGTGGGCCAGCTCGCCATCGTTGCGGCCGCACTGGCCCTGAGCGTCGTGGCCGAACGGGTCGGCGTGCGACGCCGGTGGTGGACGATCGCACTCTCGCTCGCCGCGGCGCTCGTGGGCCTGCAGATGCTCGTGACGCGCCTGCGTTAG
- a CDS encoding 4Fe-4S binding protein, which translates to MTEYAMVLDYSRCIGCQACVQACGECDTHRGRSMIHLETIRRRDSVQTAPQVCMHCENPVCARVCPADAIKKTPDGVVQSSLKPRCIGCSNCVMACPFGVPKYFAEIDQMMKCDLCYDRTSVGRKPMCATVCPSQAITFAPIDEVQRSRHGTPVNQFRFGREVVRTKVFVMVPEGSSALDVGLVPLERRHAAPPDDVAALLEDMH; encoded by the coding sequence ATGACCGAATACGCGATGGTGCTCGACTACTCGCGCTGCATCGGCTGTCAGGCGTGCGTTCAGGCGTGCGGCGAATGCGACACGCATCGCGGACGATCGATGATACACCTGGAGACCATTCGGCGGCGCGACAGCGTGCAGACGGCGCCCCAGGTGTGCATGCACTGCGAGAATCCCGTCTGCGCCCGTGTGTGTCCGGCCGACGCGATCAAGAAGACGCCGGACGGCGTGGTGCAGAGTTCGCTCAAGCCGCGGTGCATCGGGTGCTCGAACTGCGTCATGGCCTGCCCGTTCGGCGTACCCAAGTACTTCGCCGAGATCGACCAGATGATGAAATGCGATCTGTGTTACGATCGCACGAGTGTCGGGCGCAAGCCGATGTGCGCCACCGTGTGCCCATCCCAGGCCATCACGTTCGCGCCGATCGACGAGGTGCAACGGAGCCGGCACGGGACGCCCGTCAACCAATTCCGCTTTGGGCGCGAAGTCGTGCGCACGAAGGTCTTTGTGATGGTGCCCGAAGGATCCTCGGCACTGGATGTGGGGCTCGTTCCCCTGGAGCGCAGGCACGCGGCGCCGCCGGATGATGTCGCCGCGCTACTCGAGGACATGCACTGA
- a CDS encoding acyl-ACP desaturase, whose protein sequence is MEFNPSEYETRAKIEVLADLEPDVVELMATHEAKRILWFPSELLSPLPDTDPDAHVKALRERAEGISLPARVALCLNTLTEEGLPHFHRIISNYLGADSIWAKWNNLWTAEEDRHGAILHDYTRDSRILDNPVMERMQFEYLRAGFEPQWDKDPYRVFVYTTLQERATQVSHANTGRVAGEHEPTIATVLSNVAKEEARHYVFYREIFKRVLARDPNRALDSAAHLMPSIDMPGVNMPHFREMADVIRRAGIYGPRDYLRIVEDAIRFWAIDALTGLNEMGKKAQEKILAIPQRLERVADMMETRSRAKTFSFQVTFAREFEMG, encoded by the coding sequence ATGGAATTCAATCCCTCCGAATACGAGACGCGCGCAAAAATCGAGGTGCTCGCCGACCTGGAGCCCGACGTCGTCGAGCTCATGGCGACCCACGAAGCCAAGCGCATCCTGTGGTTCCCGAGCGAGCTGCTGTCCCCGCTCCCCGATACGGACCCGGATGCGCACGTCAAGGCGCTCCGCGAACGCGCCGAGGGCATCTCGCTGCCGGCGCGCGTGGCGCTTTGCCTGAATACGCTGACCGAAGAAGGTCTCCCCCACTTCCACCGCATCATCTCCAACTACCTCGGCGCCGACTCGATCTGGGCGAAGTGGAACAACCTGTGGACCGCCGAAGAGGACCGTCACGGCGCGATCCTGCACGACTACACGCGCGACAGCCGCATCCTCGACAACCCCGTCATGGAGCGCATGCAGTTCGAATACCTGCGCGCGGGGTTCGAGCCGCAGTGGGACAAGGATCCGTACCGCGTGTTCGTGTACACGACGCTGCAGGAACGCGCGACGCAGGTCAGTCACGCCAATACCGGGCGCGTCGCCGGGGAGCACGAGCCGACGATCGCCACCGTGTTGTCCAACGTGGCCAAGGAAGAGGCGCGCCACTACGTCTTCTATCGCGAGATCTTCAAGCGCGTCCTCGCGCGTGATCCCAACCGCGCGCTCGATTCGGCGGCGCACCTCATGCCATCGATCGACATGCCGGGCGTGAACATGCCGCACTTCCGCGAGATGGCCGACGTGATCCGCCGGGCCGGTATCTATGGACCGCGCGACTACCTGCGCATCGTCGAAGACGCCATTCGGTTCTGGGCGATCGACGCGCTGACCGGCCTCAACGAAATGGGCAAGAAGGCGCAGGAGAAGATCCTCGCCATCCCCCAGCGGCTCGAGCGCGTCGCCGACATGATGGAAACCCGCAGCCGGGCAAAGACCTTCTCGTTCCAGGTGACGTTCGCCCGCGAGTTCGAAATGGGCTGA
- a CDS encoding TonB-dependent receptor yields MKRDALVALIATLPSAMLAQDSTASRQLAPVRVTVTRDVERSTLDLPYSLSRLDLDSARTGARRGSLTDLLIAVPGLVASNRHNPTQDPRVSVRGFGARSAFGIRGLRVLRDGVPLTLADGQSAIDFVDLETLGSAEVMRGAAGALYGNASGGVVALRSEPLPVSGARGRVRGTWNEDAARLSGAVAGARGDWAWQGTATRNTADGPRDYARFRSTSALGDLQRVFGSTTVRAQLTWYDTPLGENPGAVTAAELAASPAIADSQNIRRRASKTVQHTQLSLLADRAWRGGSASATMFGTRRELYNPLAFGIVGFDRRALGLSARVQHGGGEGATLWRVALGADLQSQRDDRRNFTNCAGLSGAQRPVASCPTAADQGVETIHQLEQVGSTGLYARGELTRAAVTVTGTLRGDRTSFTVEDRRTAGAPEQSINMGALSPMLGVTVKVRPLTSVYANLATSFETPTTTELANQPNGQGGLNRDLDPQRGRTFEVGAKGVLGGRVSYDVSLFDIATTDELIPFEIPNSGGRRYFRNAGETSRRGVEVGVAASLGAVDLGASVARLTYEYETFTVGTVALDGRKVPGVSPTTSSMWATGRRAWGFVTLEAQQGSRAAVDDANVNWAPGWIVWNTRVGFTGLRGVEPVVGVENLFDRTWVANVVTNATRGRFFEPGAGRRVYVALSLRRGA; encoded by the coding sequence ATGAAGCGCGATGCACTCGTGGCCCTCATTGCCACGCTCCCTTCCGCGATGTTGGCCCAGGACAGCACGGCATCACGCCAGCTGGCTCCGGTCCGCGTGACCGTGACGCGGGACGTCGAGCGATCGACGCTCGACCTGCCCTACAGCCTGTCGCGGCTCGATCTCGACAGCGCACGCACCGGTGCACGACGCGGTTCACTGACCGACCTGCTCATCGCCGTGCCGGGGCTCGTCGCCTCCAACCGCCACAATCCTACGCAGGACCCAAGGGTTTCCGTCCGGGGTTTTGGCGCGCGGTCAGCGTTCGGTATCCGTGGCCTGCGCGTGTTGCGCGATGGCGTGCCGCTCACGCTGGCCGACGGGCAATCGGCCATCGACTTCGTCGACCTCGAGACGCTGGGGTCTGCCGAGGTGATGCGCGGCGCGGCAGGGGCGTTGTATGGAAATGCCTCCGGGGGTGTGGTGGCGCTGCGTTCGGAGCCGCTGCCGGTGTCGGGAGCCCGCGGCCGCGTTCGCGGCACGTGGAACGAAGATGCGGCGCGCCTCTCGGGCGCGGTGGCCGGCGCGCGTGGAGACTGGGCGTGGCAGGGCACGGCCACACGCAACACGGCCGACGGCCCGCGCGACTACGCGCGCTTCCGTTCCACGTCGGCGCTGGGCGACCTGCAGCGTGTCTTTGGGTCCACCACGGTGCGTGCGCAGCTCACGTGGTACGACACACCGCTGGGTGAGAACCCGGGCGCGGTGACCGCCGCGGAGCTGGCCGCGAGCCCGGCCATCGCCGACTCGCAGAACATCCGTCGGCGGGCGTCGAAGACCGTGCAGCACACGCAGCTCTCGCTGCTTGCCGACCGTGCGTGGCGTGGTGGGAGCGCAAGTGCCACGATGTTCGGAACCCGTCGTGAGCTGTACAACCCACTGGCTTTCGGCATCGTCGGGTTTGACCGACGGGCGCTGGGGCTGAGTGCGCGCGTCCAGCACGGTGGTGGCGAGGGTGCGACGCTCTGGCGGGTCGCACTTGGCGCCGACCTGCAGTCGCAGCGCGACGATCGCCGGAACTTCACGAACTGCGCCGGCCTCTCCGGCGCCCAGCGGCCCGTGGCCTCGTGTCCCACGGCGGCGGACCAGGGTGTCGAGACCATCCACCAGCTGGAGCAGGTCGGGTCGACCGGCCTGTACGCACGCGGCGAGCTGACGCGCGCGGCCGTGACCGTCACCGGGACGTTGCGAGGCGACCGCACCAGCTTCACCGTCGAGGATCGTCGTACGGCCGGCGCGCCCGAGCAGTCCATCAACATGGGAGCGCTCTCGCCCATGCTTGGCGTCACGGTGAAGGTGCGTCCGCTGACGTCCGTGTACGCGAACCTGGCCACCTCGTTCGAGACGCCGACCACCACGGAGCTGGCCAACCAGCCGAACGGACAGGGTGGGCTCAACCGTGACCTCGACCCTCAGCGCGGCCGGACCTTCGAGGTGGGAGCCAAGGGCGTCCTCGGCGGGCGGGTGAGCTATGACGTGTCGCTGTTCGACATTGCCACGACCGATGAGCTGATTCCCTTCGAGATCCCCAACTCCGGCGGGCGGCGCTACTTTCGAAATGCCGGCGAAACGTCCAGACGCGGCGTGGAGGTCGGCGTGGCGGCGTCGTTAGGCGCGGTCGACCTTGGTGCTTCGGTGGCACGGCTCACGTACGAATACGAGACCTTCACCGTGGGCACGGTGGCGCTCGACGGACGGAAGGTGCCTGGCGTGTCACCGACGACGTCGTCGATGTGGGCGACGGGCCGGCGAGCGTGGGGCTTTGTGACGCTCGAGGCGCAGCAGGGTTCGCGTGCGGCGGTCGACGACGCCAACGTCAACTGGGCGCCGGGGTGGATCGTGTGGAACACGCGCGTCGGGTTCACCGGACTGCGCGGCGTCGAGCCGGTGGTCGGCGTGGAGAACCTCTTCGATCGGACCTGGGTCGCCAACGTCGTCACCAATGCGACCCGCGGACGATTCTTCGAGCCCGGGGCGGGGCGTCGCGTGTACGTCGCGCTCTCACTCCGTCGCGGCGCGTGA
- a CDS encoding HPP family protein, protein MSATEPPRERGPLDVLEPDVVRGIVRHVRLARLLGRFPERPVWAAFMFINGFVTIALLAGVAMVTGTPFVFPSLGPTAFLFFFTPNAPTASPRHTIIGHAIGIVCGYGALVLFGLADAGPAMSTGVDLPRVGAAALSLGATGALMILFRAAHPPAGATTLIISLGVVSKPAHLVVIEVAVALLTLQAIAINRMAGLPYPLWARRQSPGDVPSARSPG, encoded by the coding sequence ATGAGCGCGACTGAACCACCCCGCGAACGCGGGCCGCTCGATGTACTCGAGCCCGACGTCGTCCGCGGCATCGTCAGGCACGTGCGGCTCGCGCGACTGCTCGGCCGTTTTCCCGAGCGTCCCGTGTGGGCCGCATTCATGTTCATCAACGGCTTCGTCACCATCGCGCTCCTGGCCGGCGTGGCGATGGTGACGGGTACGCCGTTTGTTTTTCCCTCGCTTGGCCCCACGGCGTTCCTGTTCTTCTTCACGCCGAATGCACCGACAGCGAGTCCGCGGCACACGATCATCGGACACGCCATCGGCATCGTGTGTGGATACGGGGCGCTCGTGTTGTTCGGGCTGGCGGATGCCGGGCCGGCCATGTCGACCGGCGTTGACCTGCCTCGCGTCGGCGCTGCGGCGCTCTCGCTGGGTGCGACTGGCGCCCTGATGATTCTGTTCAGGGCGGCGCATCCGCCGGCGGGTGCGACGACGCTCATCATTTCCCTCGGCGTCGTGTCGAAGCCTGCGCACCTGGTCGTGATCGAGGTCGCGGTCGCACTCCTGACGCTGCAGGCAATCGCAATCAACCGCATGGCGGGGCTGCCGTACCCTCTGTGGGCGCGACGACAATCGCCGGGCGACGTTCCGAGCGCGCGCAGCCCGGGATGA
- a CDS encoding alpha-L-fucosidase — MPRPVCRIIASLALAAACLTGSLRAQATGSVPAERLAAREWYRDAGFGMFIHWGVYSLLGAGEWVMNNREIRVPQYEWLASTFNPVRFDAREWVALARAAGMRYITITARHHDGFSMFGSKVTPYNIVDHTLFKRDPLRELAEECRRQGLKLFFYYSQLDWRLPDYYPRGQTGKGTGRPESGEWPRYLDFMDRQLEELLTNYGPLGGIWFDGMWDKPDADWRLARTYGLIHRLQPAALIIPNHHSAPLPDEDVQTFEQDLPGSNTAGWNTSTISDLPLETSLTMNRSWGYNITDTSFKSTREIIHYLARAAGYGANLLLNVGPRPDGTIQPEAVARLREVGQWMAVYGSSIHGTRRGPVPPRQWGSTTRRGDSVFVHVLDWPDRVLSLPPLGARVAGAAMLDGGATVGVAQTAEGVTLTLPDIPANVPDRVVVLRLSRAAGGDARR, encoded by the coding sequence ATGCCACGTCCCGTCTGCCGGATCATCGCGTCCCTCGCCCTCGCTGCCGCCTGTCTGACAGGGTCCCTCCGGGCTCAGGCGACGGGCAGTGTCCCCGCAGAACGACTCGCCGCGCGCGAGTGGTACCGTGACGCCGGGTTCGGGATGTTCATCCACTGGGGCGTCTACAGCCTGCTCGGCGCCGGCGAGTGGGTCATGAACAATCGCGAGATCAGGGTCCCGCAGTACGAGTGGCTGGCCTCGACGTTCAATCCCGTGCGCTTCGATGCGCGGGAATGGGTCGCCCTCGCCAGGGCTGCCGGCATGCGCTACATCACGATCACGGCGCGACACCACGATGGCTTTTCGATGTTCGGGTCGAAGGTGACGCCGTACAACATCGTGGACCACACGCTCTTCAAGCGCGATCCGCTGCGCGAACTGGCCGAGGAGTGCCGACGGCAGGGCCTGAAGCTCTTCTTCTACTACTCGCAGCTCGACTGGCGACTGCCGGACTACTATCCGCGCGGGCAGACGGGAAAGGGCACCGGACGCCCGGAGTCCGGCGAGTGGCCCCGGTATCTCGACTTCATGGATCGCCAGCTCGAAGAACTGCTCACCAATTACGGACCGTTGGGTGGCATCTGGTTCGATGGCATGTGGGACAAGCCGGACGCCGACTGGCGGCTGGCGCGCACGTACGGTCTCATCCACCGTCTGCAACCGGCAGCGCTGATCATCCCGAATCACCACTCGGCGCCACTGCCTGACGAGGACGTGCAGACGTTCGAACAGGATCTTCCCGGGTCGAACACTGCCGGATGGAACACGTCGACGATCAGCGACCTGCCGCTCGAGACGTCACTGACGATGAATCGCTCGTGGGGCTACAACATCACCGACACCAGCTTCAAGTCGACGCGCGAGATCATCCACTACCTGGCACGTGCCGCAGGTTACGGTGCGAACCTCCTGCTCAACGTCGGCCCGCGACCCGACGGCACGATCCAGCCCGAGGCCGTGGCGCGGTTGCGTGAGGTCGGCCAGTGGATGGCCGTGTACGGGTCGTCGATCCACGGGACGCGGCGCGGGCCGGTGCCACCCCGTCAGTGGGGTTCGACGACACGCCGGGGAGACAGCGTCTTCGTCCACGTGCTCGACTGGCCCGATCGCGTGCTGTCGCTCCCGCCGTTAGGCGCTCGTGTCGCCGGCGCCGCCATGCTCGATGGCGGTGCGACCGTCGGCGTCGCACAAACCGCGGAGGGCGTAACGCTGACCCTGCCGGACATCCCGGCGAATGTCCCTGATCGCGTGGTTGTCCTTCGATTGAGCCGAGCGGCGGGAGGCGACGCGCGGCGCTGA